A window of the Sphaerobacter thermophilus DSM 20745 genome harbors these coding sequences:
- the carB gene encoding carbamoyl-phosphate synthase large subunit translates to MQSTKPISKVLVIGSGPIVIGQAAEFDYAGTQALRALREEGIQSVLVNSNPATIMTDEDVADVVYIEPLTLDVLRRVIIREQPDGLLPTLGGQTGLNLAVELAEAGILDRYGVRLLGTPLDAIRKAEDRELFKQLLLDIGEPVIESTIVHSLTEAREFAREVPLPLIIRPAYTLGGTGGGIATTPEELDRIVVAGLAASPINQVLLERSLLGWKEIEYEVMRDASDTCITICNMENMDPMGVHTGDSIVVAPSQTLTDREYQMLRNAALKIIRALGIEGGCNVQFALDPNSEQYYVIEVNPRVSRSSALASKATGYPIARVSAKIAVGRRLDELMNSVTRQTTAAFEPALDYCVVKIPRWPFDKFRRAERTIGTQMKATGEVMAIDRSFEGALQKAVRSLETDQEDLGWEDPLWSENESALEDQIQRPNDLRLWAMMAALRRGWTPETVSRLSGIDPWFTRKLAGLVAMERRLAEEELTPQLLWTAKRMGFSDARIAALANLTPDEVTARRREAGIEPVYKMVDTCAAEFEAATPYFYGTYEEEDEAEPLPGAKAVVVGSGPIRIGQGIEFDYCSVQAATSLGESGHASIMINSNPETVSTDFDTSDRLYFEPLDEESVFEVLRHESGSDGRAPDVPVILQFGGQTAINLSEPLAARGVPILGSAREAIDIAEDRKRFERFLANLGIPQPPGDAVTSLEAAIEVAERIGYPVLVRPSYVLGGRAMEVVHSREYLARYLETSVTFDTGHPVLIDKYLQGKEVEVDAICDGKEVLIPGIMEHIERAGVHSGDSFAVYPGLNLYPREVDKIVEHTTQIALALGAVGLINIQYVIHAGRIYVLEVNPRASRTVPFLSKATGVPMIRLATNAMLGRSLREQGYEGGLWPRQPLVAVKAPVFSMAKLRGVEVHLGPEMKSTGEAMGIDRSFAPAFYKALLAAGMALPPRGSILVSLADQDKPDSVGWLEVLARLGYRIYATEGTAAMIERNGIPVQMVTKRIGAGSPDMLDVILNGTVDAVINTPGPAQREVLDGFQIRRAAVERGIPCITSIDTARAIVQTLESAPNGYAVQPLGTYRQRVQVGY, encoded by the coding sequence GTGCAATCGACCAAGCCAATCTCGAAGGTGCTGGTGATCGGCTCCGGACCGATCGTCATCGGCCAGGCGGCGGAGTTCGACTACGCCGGGACGCAGGCGCTCCGGGCGCTGCGCGAGGAGGGGATTCAATCCGTCCTGGTCAACTCCAATCCGGCCACGATCATGACCGATGAAGATGTGGCCGACGTGGTCTACATCGAGCCGTTGACACTCGACGTCCTGCGCCGGGTCATCATCCGGGAGCAGCCCGATGGACTGCTGCCGACACTGGGCGGTCAGACCGGCCTCAACCTGGCGGTGGAGCTGGCTGAGGCGGGCATCCTGGACCGTTACGGCGTGCGGCTACTCGGGACGCCCCTCGATGCCATCCGCAAGGCCGAGGACCGGGAGTTGTTCAAGCAGCTCCTGCTCGACATCGGCGAGCCGGTCATCGAGAGCACGATCGTCCACAGCCTCACCGAAGCGCGGGAGTTCGCGCGGGAAGTTCCGCTGCCCCTGATCATCCGCCCCGCCTACACCCTGGGCGGCACCGGCGGCGGCATTGCCACCACACCGGAGGAATTGGACCGCATCGTCGTCGCGGGGTTGGCCGCCAGCCCGATCAATCAGGTGCTACTTGAGCGCTCCCTGCTCGGCTGGAAAGAGATCGAGTATGAGGTGATGCGGGACGCGAGCGACACCTGCATCACCATCTGCAACATGGAAAACATGGACCCGATGGGGGTCCACACCGGCGACAGCATCGTCGTCGCGCCGAGCCAGACGCTCACCGACCGCGAGTACCAGATGCTCCGCAACGCGGCGCTCAAGATCATCCGCGCACTCGGGATCGAGGGTGGCTGCAACGTGCAGTTCGCGCTCGACCCCAACTCGGAGCAGTACTACGTCATCGAGGTCAACCCGCGGGTCAGCCGCAGCTCGGCGCTCGCGTCCAAGGCGACCGGCTATCCGATCGCCCGAGTCTCCGCCAAGATCGCGGTCGGCCGGCGGCTCGATGAGCTGATGAACTCGGTAACACGCCAGACGACGGCGGCGTTCGAGCCGGCGTTGGACTACTGCGTGGTGAAGATTCCGCGCTGGCCTTTCGACAAGTTCCGCCGGGCCGAGCGCACCATCGGCACCCAGATGAAGGCCACCGGTGAGGTCATGGCCATCGATCGGTCGTTCGAGGGGGCGCTGCAGAAGGCAGTCCGCTCCTTGGAGACCGACCAGGAGGACCTGGGCTGGGAAGACCCACTGTGGTCCGAAAACGAGTCCGCGCTCGAGGATCAGATCCAGCGGCCGAACGACCTGCGCCTCTGGGCCATGATGGCGGCGCTGCGTCGCGGGTGGACCCCGGAGACCGTCAGCCGGTTGAGCGGTATCGATCCCTGGTTCACGCGGAAGCTGGCCGGTCTGGTGGCGATGGAGCGGCGGCTGGCCGAGGAGGAGTTGACTCCACAACTCCTCTGGACGGCCAAGCGTATGGGCTTCTCCGACGCGCGGATCGCGGCGCTGGCCAACCTGACTCCTGACGAGGTCACGGCTCGCCGCCGCGAGGCGGGGATCGAGCCGGTCTACAAGATGGTCGACACCTGCGCGGCGGAGTTCGAGGCGGCCACCCCCTACTTCTACGGCACCTACGAGGAAGAAGATGAGGCTGAGCCGCTCCCAGGCGCCAAGGCGGTGGTGGTCGGCTCCGGCCCGATCCGGATCGGGCAGGGGATCGAGTTCGACTACTGCAGCGTCCAGGCGGCGACCTCGCTCGGGGAGTCGGGTCATGCCTCGATCATGATCAACAGCAACCCGGAGACGGTCTCCACCGACTTCGATACCTCCGACCGGCTCTACTTCGAGCCGCTGGACGAGGAGAGCGTCTTCGAGGTGCTGCGCCACGAGTCGGGCAGCGACGGTCGCGCGCCCGATGTGCCGGTCATCCTCCAGTTCGGCGGACAGACGGCGATCAACCTCTCCGAGCCGCTGGCAGCGCGTGGGGTACCGATCCTCGGCAGCGCGCGCGAGGCCATCGACATCGCGGAGGACCGCAAGCGGTTCGAGCGCTTCCTGGCCAATCTGGGGATCCCGCAGCCCCCGGGCGATGCGGTGACCTCGCTGGAGGCCGCGATCGAGGTGGCGGAGCGGATCGGCTATCCCGTGCTGGTCCGGCCGTCGTACGTGCTGGGTGGGCGCGCCATGGAGGTCGTCCACTCCAGGGAGTACCTGGCGCGCTATCTGGAGACGTCGGTGACCTTCGACACCGGCCACCCGGTGCTGATCGACAAGTACCTCCAGGGCAAGGAGGTCGAGGTCGACGCCATCTGCGACGGCAAGGAGGTCCTGATCCCCGGCATCATGGAGCACATCGAGCGCGCCGGGGTCCACTCCGGGGACAGCTTCGCCGTGTACCCAGGTCTGAACCTCTACCCGCGCGAGGTGGACAAGATCGTCGAGCACACGACCCAGATCGCCCTCGCGCTCGGGGCGGTCGGGCTGATCAACATCCAGTACGTGATCCACGCCGGGCGGATCTACGTGCTGGAGGTGAACCCGCGTGCCAGCCGCACCGTGCCGTTCCTGAGCAAGGCGACCGGCGTGCCGATGATCCGGCTGGCAACGAACGCCATGCTGGGCCGCAGCCTCCGCGAGCAGGGATACGAGGGCGGGCTGTGGCCGCGGCAGCCGCTGGTGGCGGTCAAGGCGCCGGTCTTCTCGATGGCCAAGCTCCGCGGCGTCGAGGTGCATCTCGGTCCGGAGATGAAGTCCACCGGAGAAGCGATGGGGATCGACCGGTCGTTTGCCCCGGCGTTCTACAAGGCGCTGCTCGCGGCCGGGATGGCGCTGCCGCCGCGCGGGTCGATCCTGGTCAGCCTGGCCGACCAGGACAAGCCGGATTCGGTCGGGTGGCTGGAGGTCCTGGCGCGCCTCGGCTACCGCATCTACGCGACCGAGGGGACCGCAGCCATGATCGAGCGGAACGGCATCCCGGTCCAGATGGTGACCAAGCGGATCGGCGCCGGCTCGCCCGATATGCTCGACGTCATCCTCAACGGGACGGTGGACGCCGTCATCAACACACCGGGGCCGGCCCAGCGTGAGGTGCTCGACGGCTTCCAGATCCGGCGCGCGGCGGTGGAACGCGGCATCCCGTGCATCACCTCGATCGACACAGCCCGTGCCATCGTCCAGACATTGGAGAGCGCGCCGAACGGCTACGCCGTCCAGCCCCTGGGCACCTACCGCCAGCGGGTGCAGGTAGGGTACTGA
- the carA gene encoding glutamine-hydrolyzing carbamoyl-phosphate synthase small subunit has product MAEFLASRGALVLEDGRIFRGEPFGAEVDAEGEAVFTTSMVGYQEIATDPSFYGQLVCLTYPLIGNYGVNAEDDQSRRPWVAGLIVREYCDEPSHWRATGTLAEYLRRHGIPALHSVDTRALTRHIRRHGAMRALLVSDRAGRSDEELIERARRAWTPGEHEVVSTVTTPEPQVIDGPGPHVVVLDCGLKEGIISSLKRRGARITVVPVTTPVSEILALAPDGVVTSPGPGDPAQAEAAMETVQGILGAGVPFLGICLGHQLLARAIGAETRRLKFGHRGGNHPVKDLQTGVVRITSQNHGYYVDAGSVPVAQGWRVSQVSLNDGTVEGLEHVSLPFFSIQYHPEGSPGPLDSQGVFDRFLDRVRAAGSRREAPVTTGTRIGGVQE; this is encoded by the coding sequence GTGGCTGAGTTTCTCGCCTCCCGGGGGGCACTCGTGCTCGAAGACGGTCGGATCTTCCGTGGCGAGCCCTTCGGCGCCGAAGTCGATGCCGAGGGGGAGGCCGTCTTCACGACCAGCATGGTGGGTTACCAGGAGATCGCGACCGATCCGTCCTTCTACGGGCAGCTCGTCTGCCTGACCTACCCGCTCATCGGTAACTACGGCGTCAACGCTGAGGATGACCAGTCGCGCCGGCCGTGGGTGGCCGGGCTGATCGTGCGTGAGTACTGCGACGAACCGAGCCACTGGCGTGCGACCGGCACGCTGGCGGAGTACCTGCGCCGGCACGGCATTCCCGCGCTCCACTCGGTCGACACCCGTGCCCTGACCCGGCATATCCGCCGGCACGGGGCGATGCGTGCGCTGCTCGTCTCCGACCGCGCGGGACGAAGCGATGAGGAGCTGATCGAGCGGGCACGGCGGGCATGGACGCCGGGCGAACATGAAGTTGTCTCGACCGTCACGACGCCAGAGCCGCAGGTGATCGACGGCCCTGGCCCGCACGTCGTCGTGCTCGACTGTGGTCTGAAGGAGGGCATCATCTCGTCGCTGAAGCGGCGTGGTGCTCGTATTACGGTCGTTCCGGTAACGACGCCGGTATCCGAGATTCTGGCGCTGGCACCGGATGGCGTGGTGACCTCGCCAGGACCGGGCGATCCGGCACAGGCAGAGGCGGCGATGGAGACCGTGCAGGGCATTCTCGGGGCGGGAGTCCCGTTCCTCGGGATCTGCCTCGGCCACCAGTTGCTGGCACGTGCCATCGGCGCCGAGACGCGACGGTTGAAGTTCGGCCACCGGGGCGGCAACCATCCGGTGAAGGATCTCCAAACCGGGGTGGTGCGCATCACCTCGCAGAACCACGGCTACTACGTAGATGCCGGCAGTGTGCCGGTCGCACAAGGCTGGCGTGTGTCCCAGGTGAGCCTGAACGACGGGACCGTGGAGGGGCTGGAGCACGTCTCACTGCCGTTCTTCTCCATCCAGTACCACCCGGAGGGGTCGCCCGGGCCGCTCGATAGTCAGGGTGTCTTCGATCGATTTCTCGACCGCGTTCGCGCCGCGGGCTCCCGGCGGGAGGCGCCGGTGACGACGGGGACGCGGATCGGCGGGGTGCAGGAGTAG
- a CDS encoding dihydroorotase, which produces MDPSQGLDAVADVLVVGEQIAAVGVGLAAPAGAEVVDASGLVVTPGLIDVHVHLRDPGFPEKETLETGAAAAVRGGFTTVCCMPNTNPALDTPERIADVVERAAGLPVRIYPIGAISIGRAGTEPADWAGMAAAGAIGFSDDGDSTRSSAVMRQALAWSADSGLPIMVHAEDWTLAPSGVMHEGDVSRELDLPGIPAAAEEIITGRDIELARLTGGWLHVLHVSTAHALDMVRAAKRDGLRVTAEVMPHHLLLSYEWVAGRRRFVWEDTVVSGPCPDPNAKVNPPLRPEADARALLDGVTDGTFDIIATDHAPHAASDKPADLRRAASGMIGLEVALPLLLRLVEAGRLPLITVIDRLSTAPARLFGLPGGSLRPGGVADLTVFDPAAEWVVSPETIASKSKNTPLVGMTLRGAVRMTMIAGEVRYRG; this is translated from the coding sequence GTGGACCCGTCGCAGGGGCTGGACGCGGTCGCCGACGTGTTGGTGGTCGGCGAGCAGATTGCTGCGGTCGGCGTGGGCCTGGCTGCCCCGGCGGGCGCCGAGGTGGTCGATGCGAGTGGCCTGGTGGTGACTCCCGGCTTGATCGACGTGCACGTCCACTTGCGTGATCCAGGCTTCCCGGAGAAGGAGACGCTGGAAACGGGAGCGGCCGCGGCGGTGCGGGGCGGCTTCACCACGGTGTGCTGCATGCCCAATACCAATCCGGCGCTCGATACCCCGGAGCGGATCGCCGACGTGGTCGAGCGGGCAGCCGGGTTGCCGGTTCGTATCTACCCGATCGGTGCCATCTCGATCGGCCGTGCCGGAACGGAGCCGGCGGACTGGGCAGGCATGGCCGCAGCGGGGGCGATCGGGTTCTCCGACGACGGCGACAGCACACGGAGCAGTGCGGTCATGCGCCAGGCGCTGGCGTGGTCGGCCGACTCCGGTCTGCCGATCATGGTGCACGCCGAGGACTGGACGTTGGCGCCTAGTGGGGTGATGCACGAGGGCGACGTCTCGCGAGAGCTTGACCTGCCCGGCATCCCGGCTGCGGCCGAGGAGATCATCACCGGGCGCGACATCGAACTCGCGCGGCTCACCGGCGGCTGGCTGCACGTGCTGCACGTCAGCACGGCGCATGCGCTCGACATGGTCCGGGCGGCGAAGCGCGATGGGCTACGGGTCACCGCTGAGGTGATGCCACACCACCTGCTGCTGAGCTACGAGTGGGTCGCCGGGCGGCGTCGCTTCGTCTGGGAGGATACCGTCGTGTCAGGTCCGTGCCCGGACCCGAACGCCAAAGTGAATCCGCCGCTCCGGCCAGAGGCCGATGCTCGTGCGCTGCTGGATGGCGTGACGGATGGAACGTTCGACATCATTGCGACCGACCACGCGCCGCACGCTGCGTCGGACAAGCCGGCCGACCTGCGGCGGGCGGCGTCGGGGATGATCGGTCTCGAGGTGGCATTGCCGCTGCTACTGCGTCTCGTCGAGGCTGGGCGGCTGCCGCTCATAACGGTGATCGACCGGCTCTCGACCGCTCCGGCACGGCTCTTCGGCCTCCCGGGCGGGAGCCTCCGCCCGGGCGGCGTGGCTGACCTCACCGTCTTCGACCCGGCCGCTGAGTGGGTCGTAAGCCCGGAGACCATCGCGTCGAAGAGCAAGAACACCCCGCTGGTCGGGATGACGCTGCGGGGTGCGGTTCGCATGACCATGATCGCAGGGGAGGTGCGGTATCGTGGCTGA